In Pseudomonadales bacterium, a single window of DNA contains:
- a CDS encoding serine/threonine protein kinase, whose protein sequence is MEPDSHPFDGLGPDTIVAALESTGRVCDLRIFALNSYENRVYQVGVEGSTPLVVKFYRPQRWSDAQIGEEHAFTRELLAAELPVVAPLADGDGNTLFRYGDFRFALFPRVGGHVPELDQSDQLVSLGRILGRLHAIGASRPFVHRPALDVESYAQASRQLIEHAFMPPDLADAYGSLCDRLIERLRACYQPASTIRTHGDLHPGNILVRDGALCLVDLDDCRSAPAIQDVWMLLSGERTAQTAQLLEIVAGYEEFHDFPAGELALIEALRTLRLMHYAAWLAARWHDPAFPRHFPWFNTPRYWSGHILELREQLAALDEQPLALPRWN, encoded by the coding sequence ATGGAACCTGACTCGCATCCATTCGACGGCCTGGGCCCGGATACGATCGTTGCCGCGCTGGAAAGCACCGGACGTGTCTGCGATCTGCGCATCTTCGCCCTGAACAGCTACGAGAACCGCGTTTACCAGGTTGGGGTCGAAGGTAGTACGCCGCTGGTCGTGAAGTTCTACCGCCCGCAGCGCTGGAGCGATGCGCAGATCGGCGAGGAGCACGCGTTCACTCGGGAGTTGCTGGCAGCCGAGTTGCCGGTGGTGGCCCCACTGGCAGACGGTGATGGCAACACCCTGTTTCGTTACGGCGATTTCCGCTTCGCACTGTTCCCGCGTGTCGGTGGCCACGTACCCGAACTCGATCAGTCCGATCAGCTCGTCTCGCTGGGGCGCATTCTCGGACGCCTGCACGCGATCGGTGCCAGTCGTCCGTTCGTGCATCGCCCGGCCCTGGATGTCGAGAGCTACGCCCAGGCGAGCCGGCAACTGATCGAGCACGCTTTCATGCCGCCTGATCTGGCCGACGCCTACGGCAGTCTCTGCGATCGGCTGATCGAACGTCTGCGTGCCTGCTACCAGCCGGCAAGCACGATCCGCACGCACGGCGACCTGCATCCGGGCAATATCCTGGTGCGCGACGGAGCGCTCTGCCTCGTCGATCTCGACGATTGTCGCAGCGCACCGGCGATCCAGGATGTGTGGATGCTGTTATCCGGGGAACGCACGGCGCAAACGGCACAACTGCTGGAAATCGTCGCCGGCTACGAGGAATTTCACGACTTCCCTGCGGGCGAACTGGCGCTGATCGAAGCGCTGCGCACATTGCGCCTGATGCATTACGCCGCCTGGCTCGCCGCGCGTTGGCACGATCCCGCGTTTCCGCGCCACTTCCCGTGGTTCAATACGCCTCGCTACTGGTCGGGGCATATCCTCGAACTGCGCGAGCAACTGGCTGCGCTCGACGAGCAACCGCTGGCACTGCCGCGCTG